In one window of Kosmotoga pacifica DNA:
- the rsfS gene encoding ribosome silencing factor, with protein sequence MNLDSSVKGIAEVLDTKDAKDIVILDIAEVSNLTSYFVIATANSEPHMEALRDAVLEFLEKNNLSVIYYDRGRGYDWMVVDGGHFIVHLFSEKGREFYSLEDLWLNAKRYSLEDILKR encoded by the coding sequence GTGAATTTGGACAGTTCTGTAAAGGGAATAGCAGAAGTTCTCGATACGAAAGATGCGAAGGACATCGTTATTCTGGATATAGCCGAAGTATCTAACCTTACAAGTTACTTCGTTATAGCCACTGCCAATTCCGAGCCTCATATGGAGGCTTTAAGGGATGCTGTACTCGAGTTCTTAGAAAAAAATAATCTTTCTGTAATTTATTACGATAGAGGTAGAGGATATGATTGGATGGTCGTTGATGGAGGTCATTTCATCGTGCATCTGTTCAGTGAGAAGGGAAGAGAGTTCTATTCCCTTGAAGACCTCTGGTTGAACGCCAAACGTTATTCACTTGAGGATATCCTAAAGAGATAG
- a CDS encoding DUF881 domain-containing protein yields the protein MKYIRWIFVLNIFIIVLLLFIFLSLHPLNLKQRGKGVRLGISAVSEGLRVVHDSDILMIMNELYALNLRDFSINGVKIEPYTYVRCVGPVLMINEKKIPSDFIQINILGDPDYIISGLSFLIESLKSKGFSVSAIALEELTIP from the coding sequence TTGAAATATATTAGATGGATTTTTGTGTTGAATATCTTCATCATTGTGTTGCTTCTTTTCATTTTCTTGTCGCTTCATCCTCTGAACCTCAAGCAAAGGGGAAAGGGTGTGAGGCTTGGAATTTCTGCTGTATCGGAAGGATTACGGGTTGTCCATGACAGTGATATACTTATGATTATGAATGAGCTTTATGCACTTAATCTCCGGGATTTTTCTATTAACGGAGTTAAGATTGAGCCTTATACCTACGTCAGATGTGTCGGCCCTGTTTTGATGATCAATGAAAAGAAAATTCCCTCTGATTTCATTCAAATAAACATCCTTGGTGATCCGGACTACATAATTTCCGGTCTTTCCTTTCTGATAGAGTCCTTAAAATCGAAAGGGTTCTCTGTGAGTGCCATTGCTTTGGAAGAATTAACTATTCCATAG
- the plsX gene encoding phosphate acyltransferase PlsX, protein MSGIKIALDVFGGDQAPDVNIDGAISILKEGKFDVELFLVGKEETIREMLGERGFHHEKLHIVDAPEVFGMAEKPSNVLRRKDTSLYRTAQLVKEGKVDAMVSAGNTGAVLAVALFVVGRIKGIERGAIATPIPSKRGFTVLLDCGANIEVRPEHLRDFGKMGYHYARILGKESPKVGLLNVGEEEEKGNKDTRAAFELLKEALGGDFYGNVEGRDILYGNVDVVVTDGFKGNVAMKAIEGAAKFIGDVLKAQIKASGFSGLLGGLLLRNAFKRLKKTLDPSEYGGAFVLGVKGVVTKAHGNSNALAIKNAIKVAYEGVKGGLVKKLQSEFGGD, encoded by the coding sequence ATGTCAGGGATTAAAATTGCCCTTGATGTTTTTGGAGGAGATCAGGCGCCGGATGTCAACATCGATGGCGCCATTTCAATTTTGAAAGAGGGAAAGTTTGACGTAGAGCTTTTTCTAGTTGGGAAAGAAGAGACGATCAGAGAAATGCTTGGTGAGCGGGGGTTTCATCATGAAAAACTCCATATCGTTGACGCACCTGAAGTCTTTGGTATGGCTGAGAAACCCTCCAACGTCCTCAGAAGGAAGGATACTTCGTTGTATCGCACAGCACAGCTCGTGAAAGAAGGAAAGGTTGACGCCATGGTATCGGCGGGAAACACGGGCGCAGTACTGGCCGTTGCACTTTTTGTCGTTGGCAGGATAAAGGGCATTGAACGTGGCGCTATCGCGACACCAATACCCAGTAAACGAGGGTTCACCGTTCTGCTTGACTGTGGGGCCAACATTGAGGTGCGTCCCGAGCACCTGAGAGATTTCGGAAAAATGGGCTACCACTATGCCAGGATACTGGGCAAAGAATCTCCTAAAGTAGGACTTTTGAACGTAGGGGAAGAAGAAGAAAAGGGGAACAAGGATACGAGAGCAGCGTTCGAATTGCTAAAAGAGGCCCTTGGCGGCGATTTCTACGGAAATGTGGAGGGACGCGATATACTCTACGGAAATGTGGATGTCGTCGTTACCGACGGGTTCAAAGGAAATGTCGCCATGAAAGCCATTGAAGGCGCAGCAAAGTTTATCGGCGATGTTCTGAAAGCTCAGATAAAAGCATCTGGATTCAGTGGTTTGCTCGGTGGGCTCTTGTTAAGAAATGCCTTCAAAAGGCTCAAGAAAACCCTCGATCCAAGTGAGTATGGAGGAGCATTTGTACTCGGTGTGAAGGGTGTTGTTACGAAAGCTCATGGCAATTCAAACGCTCTTGCGATAAAGAACGCTATCAAAGTAGCATATGAAGGTGTGAAGGGTGGTCTTGTAAAAAAGCTTCAGTCTGAGTTTGGGGGAGATTAA
- the glmS gene encoding glutamine--fructose-6-phosphate transaminase (isomerizing) translates to MCGIVGMVGKGVRIGNLVEGLEKLEYRGYDSAGIAFPDEQRVNVRKAVGKIGALKAQLKDIISVEITAGIAHTRWATHGAPSDANAHPHTDCTGKIAVVHNGIIENHLELREKLLRNGHEFHSETDTEVIAHLIEEHYEGDLPAAIRHTLIDLEGAYAIAVVHADNPDMIVAARKGSPLVVGVTETGGFLASDVTPLLKYLRDVYFIEDGDVVTLIPGNLEISRIDGSKASRPIIHIDWNEKAAEKGGFPHFMLKEIFEEPEVLRNALAGRIKNGRANLPEMENVVPAIKRARNVHIVACGTSFHAGLVLKRFLEDYAGLTVEIDVASEFRYRNIHIDENTIVIAVSQSGETADTLEGVRRVKVKGGTVIAVTNVVGSTLARESDVVVYLNAGPEIGVAATKTYVSQLAVLFIIGAYISHLRNEKDEIRQIINELEGMPTIFEGTLSTMNESILQLAKEYYQYRHFMYIGRGYGYPTALEGALKLKEISYIHASAYQAGELKHGPIALLDREFPVFAIVPDDALKAKVLSNIMETRARDAKVVAICTEGDQETGRIVNSRIEVPRVSDPLYPLVMSPYLQLFAYHIAVLRGNDPDKPRNLAKSVTVE, encoded by the coding sequence ATGTGCGGTATTGTGGGAATGGTTGGAAAAGGGGTCAGGATAGGGAATTTGGTTGAAGGGCTGGAAAAACTCGAGTACAGAGGATATGATTCAGCAGGTATAGCTTTTCCCGACGAGCAGAGGGTAAATGTTCGCAAAGCTGTGGGGAAAATCGGGGCACTTAAAGCGCAACTTAAAGATATAATAAGTGTGGAAATAACAGCTGGGATTGCTCACACGCGCTGGGCAACTCATGGCGCGCCATCAGATGCAAATGCGCACCCTCACACAGATTGCACTGGCAAGATTGCCGTTGTTCATAACGGTATAATTGAAAACCATCTCGAGCTCAGGGAAAAACTTCTCAGGAACGGCCACGAATTCCATTCCGAGACCGACACGGAAGTTATAGCTCACCTCATTGAAGAACATTATGAGGGAGATTTACCAGCAGCAATACGACATACCCTCATTGATCTGGAAGGCGCATATGCCATCGCTGTCGTACACGCTGACAATCCTGATATGATCGTCGCGGCGAGAAAAGGGAGTCCACTCGTGGTAGGTGTAACGGAAACTGGTGGATTTCTTGCTTCCGACGTTACCCCATTGTTGAAATATCTCAGAGATGTTTATTTCATTGAGGATGGGGACGTGGTAACACTCATTCCCGGTAATTTGGAGATCTCGAGGATTGATGGCAGTAAAGCCAGTAGACCCATCATACATATAGATTGGAACGAAAAGGCTGCCGAAAAAGGTGGTTTTCCCCATTTCATGCTGAAGGAAATCTTTGAAGAACCTGAAGTTCTCAGAAACGCCCTTGCTGGGAGGATAAAAAACGGTAGAGCCAATCTCCCCGAGATGGAGAATGTGGTTCCAGCTATCAAACGGGCGAGAAACGTGCATATAGTTGCCTGTGGAACGAGTTTCCATGCCGGACTGGTGCTGAAAAGGTTCCTTGAAGACTATGCTGGTCTTACTGTAGAAATTGATGTCGCTTCGGAGTTCCGATACAGGAACATACATATAGATGAGAACACTATCGTAATCGCCGTGTCGCAGTCTGGTGAAACAGCAGACACGCTAGAAGGTGTCAGAAGAGTAAAGGTTAAAGGCGGGACCGTTATCGCGGTTACAAACGTGGTGGGCTCAACTCTTGCAAGAGAGAGTGATGTCGTCGTCTATCTAAACGCTGGGCCTGAAATTGGTGTTGCCGCAACAAAGACTTATGTATCTCAGCTCGCTGTTTTATTCATCATCGGTGCTTACATCAGCCACCTCAGGAATGAGAAAGATGAAATACGACAGATAATAAATGAACTTGAAGGGATGCCGACAATTTTTGAGGGCACATTATCGACAATGAACGAGTCCATTCTTCAACTTGCCAAAGAATACTATCAGTACAGACATTTCATGTACATAGGAAGGGGCTATGGTTATCCGACAGCTCTAGAAGGTGCACTCAAACTCAAGGAGATCAGTTACATACATGCCAGTGCCTATCAAGCCGGCGAGCTAAAACACGGTCCTATAGCCCTTCTCGATAGGGAATTCCCGGTTTTTGCTATAGTTCCGGATGATGCGCTGAAAGCCAAAGTTCTTTCCAACATTATGGAGACAAGAGCGAGAGACGCGAAAGTTGTAGCGATTTGTACTGAAGGTGATCAGGAAACGGGTAGAATCGTTAACAGCAGAATCGAAGTCCCACGGGTTTCAGACCCTCTATACCCTCTCGTGATGTCACCTTATTTGCAGCTTTTTGCGTATCACATCGCGGTACTTAGAGGAAATGACCCGGATAAACCCAGGAACCTTGCGAAGAGTGTAACAGTAGAGTGA
- the rpmF gene encoding 50S ribosomal protein L32, which produces MAVPKQKSSRSRTHHRRAKNYRPMKVAVSICPNCGEPKEPHRVCLHCGYYGGKQILEIGE; this is translated from the coding sequence ATGGCAGTACCCAAGCAAAAAAGTTCGAGGAGCAGAACTCACCACAGACGAGCGAAGAATTACAGACCTATGAAGGTGGCTGTTTCCATCTGTCCAAATTGTGGTGAGCCTAAAGAACCCCACAGAGTCTGTTTGCACTGTGGATACTACGGAGGAAAACAGATTCTGGAAATTGGTGAATAA
- the rpsB gene encoding 30S ribosomal protein S2: MAVVSMKQLLEAGVHFGHRTRRWNPKMKPYIYGERKGIYIIDLQKTLKMVEEVYDYVRSRASEGAEFLFVGTKRQAQQIVEEEAKRCGAYYVNNRWLGGLLTNFVTIKKRIEVLKQYEEMEFTGELDKLPKKEQSVIRKKLEKLRKNLNGVKEMSKLPDVIYVVDPKKEEIAIKEANKLGITVIGIADTNADPDVLDYLIPGNDDAIRAIKLITQTIANAILEGREGMETSEEIPEPGAQGEVPQETPQGTESVEEAPVEEAPAEKNSSSDDEEEL, encoded by the coding sequence GTGGCAGTAGTAAGCATGAAGCAGTTACTTGAGGCCGGAGTCCATTTCGGCCATAGGACGAGAAGATGGAACCCAAAGATGAAGCCCTACATCTATGGGGAAAGAAAAGGTATCTACATCATCGACCTTCAGAAAACCCTGAAGATGGTCGAGGAAGTTTATGACTACGTCAGATCAAGAGCCTCTGAGGGTGCTGAATTCCTTTTTGTTGGCACAAAAAGGCAGGCACAGCAGATTGTTGAGGAAGAAGCGAAGAGATGTGGTGCGTATTATGTTAACAATCGCTGGCTTGGTGGTCTGCTCACTAACTTTGTAACCATTAAAAAGAGAATTGAAGTTCTGAAACAGTACGAAGAAATGGAGTTCACTGGAGAACTCGATAAACTTCCAAAGAAAGAGCAGAGTGTCATAAGAAAGAAACTCGAAAAGCTCAGAAAGAACCTTAATGGTGTTAAGGAAATGAGCAAACTGCCTGATGTTATCTATGTTGTCGATCCCAAAAAAGAGGAGATTGCTATCAAAGAAGCCAATAAGCTTGGTATAACCGTTATCGGTATTGCCGATACTAACGCTGATCCTGATGTTCTCGACTATCTGATTCCCGGAAATGACGATGCAATCAGGGCAATAAAACTTATTACCCAGACTATAGCCAACGCCATTCTCGAAGGCAGAGAAGGCATGGAAACCTCAGAAGAAATACCTGAACCGGGTGCCCAGGGGGAAGTTCCACAAGAGACCCCACAGGGAACAGAGTCCGTTGAGGAAGCCCCAGTTGAAGAAGCTCCTGCTGAAAAGAATTCCAGTTCTGATGATGAAGAAGAACTTTAA
- a CDS encoding HU family DNA-binding protein: MNKKELVAALAERVQISKKEAGLILDSIVDIIEEKLSRGEEVRLVGFGTFKVVERKPRMGVNPRTRKPIKIPGAKVPKFVPGKELKNKVK; the protein is encoded by the coding sequence ATGAACAAAAAGGAACTTGTAGCCGCGTTAGCGGAACGCGTACAAATCTCAAAAAAAGAAGCCGGCTTGATCCTTGACAGCATTGTAGACATTATTGAAGAAAAGCTCTCCAGGGGTGAAGAAGTCCGACTCGTGGGCTTTGGAACTTTTAAAGTTGTCGAAAGAAAACCGAGGATGGGGGTCAACCCGAGGACGAGAAAACCCATTAAGATCCCCGGTGCAAAAGTACCAAAGTTTGTACCTGGAAAGGAACTCAAGAACAAAGTCAAGTGA
- a CDS encoding YceD family protein, whose translation MHAEINLKVGENVKSSVREFLVDINTFEDSKSLEITIDNPFDEIQCDGPISIELFLYKEKDSLIVSGKVSATVIEQCSRCLKPVKLPIDGVVEAIYVSHSKFFKETKKGPVEELENTFPLTEEILDLSDRIIEAIIVEIPQKVLCSESCRGLCPECGADLNENPQHSCEIPEKPQDKWHSLLYNLKESLNKENQ comes from the coding sequence TTGCACGCTGAAATAAATTTGAAAGTCGGTGAGAACGTGAAATCATCTGTCAGGGAATTTCTTGTAGATATCAACACCTTTGAGGATAGCAAAAGTTTAGAAATCACCATAGACAATCCATTTGACGAAATCCAATGTGATGGTCCCATTTCGATTGAGCTCTTTCTATATAAGGAAAAGGATTCCCTTATCGTTTCCGGGAAAGTCAGTGCAACGGTAATAGAGCAATGCTCACGTTGCCTCAAGCCAGTGAAGCTTCCAATTGATGGAGTTGTTGAAGCTATATATGTTAGCCATTCAAAGTTTTTCAAAGAAACCAAAAAGGGTCCTGTAGAAGAGCTTGAAAACACTTTTCCTCTCACGGAAGAAATACTTGACTTGTCAGATAGGATAATTGAGGCTATAATAGTTGAGATTCCTCAGAAAGTCCTCTGTTCAGAAAGTTGCAGAGGATTATGTCCCGAGTGCGGGGCAGATTTAAACGAAAATCCACAACACAGCTGTGAGATTCCTGAAAAGCCACAGGATAAGTGGCATTCTTTGTTGTATAATCTAAAAGAGAGCTTGAATAAGGAAAATCAATAA